Below is a genomic region from Alphaproteobacteria bacterium.
ATCGTCGAACCCGTCGGCGGGACGGAGCGCTTGCCGACGCTGCTGCTCATCCACGGCGGCCCGCAGGGCTCGTTCGGCAACGGCTGGTCCTATCGCTGGAATCCGTGGGTGTTCGCCGCTCCGGGCTATGGCGCGGTGACCGTCGATTTCCACGGCTCGACCGGCTACGGCCAGGCCTTCACCGATGCGATCAACCGCGATTGGGGCGGGGCGCCGCTTCAGGATTTGCGCCTCGGCCTCGCCGCTGCCGGCCGCGAGGATCCCAGGCTCGACATATCCAACGCCTGCGCGCTCGGCGGCTCCTATGGCGGCTTCATGGTCGATTGGATCGCCGGCAACTGGAACGACGGCTTCAAATGCCTGGTCAGCCATTCCGGCGTCTTCGACCAGCGCTCCATGGCCTATGAGACCGAAGAGCTCTGGTTCAACGAATGGGAGTTCGGCGGCCCCTATTACAGCCCCGCGGCGGCGGCGAATTACGAGCGCAGCAACCCGGTCAACTTCGTCCAGAACTGGCGCACGCCGATGCTGGTGATCCACGGCGAGCGCGATTTCCGAATCCCGTACAGCCAGTCGCTCGGGGTCTTCAACGCGCTCCAGCGGCTCAACATCCCTTCACGGCTGGTCGTCTTCCCCGACGAGAATCACTGGATCCTCAAGCCGCAAAACTCGATCCAGTGGTACCGCGAGGTCCATGGCTGGCTCAACCAGTGGCTGAGAGGGGGCCGGCAGGCGTCCACCCAGTAACCTTCATTCCCGCGAAAGCGGGAATCCCGCTTCTTCTCCCTCGTTCCTGCCCAGGCTGGACTCCCGCTTTCGCGGGAGTGACGGGAAAGTGAAAGCCGGTTAAGCGCCCTCCATGAGCGAGCTGCCCAAGACCTTCGACCCCGCCGAGATCGAGGCGCGCTGGTATGCGCGCTGGGAAGGCGAGGGGCTGTTCCGCCCCGACCGGCCGGACGCCGAGCCGTGGACGATCGTCATGCCCCCGCCCAACGTAACGGGGTCCTTGCACATCGGCCACGCGCTGGACGTCACGCTTCAGGACATCCTGACCCGCCATGCCAGGCTCCAGGGTAAGGACGCCTTATGGGTCGCGGGGATGGACCATGCCGGCATCGCGACGCAGATGGTGGTCGAGCGGCAGCTGAACGAGAAGCAGCAGAAGCGCACCGACTTCACCCGCGACGAGTTCGTCGCCAAGGTGTGGGAATGGAAGGCGGAGAGCGGCGGGGCGATCACCCGCCAGCTTCGCCGGCTCGGCGCGTCCTGCGACTGGGCGAACGAGCGCTTCACCATGGACGAAGGCTTCAGCCGCGCCGTCCTCAAGGTGTTCGTCGATCTCTACCGCCAGAACCTGCTCTACCGCGACAAGAGGCTGGTGAACTGGGATCCGGGCCTCAAGACCGCCATCTCCGACCTCGAGGTCGAGACCACCGACGTTCAGGGCAAGTTCTGGCACCTCAAATATCCGCTCGAGGACAGCTCGGGCTTCATCCACGTCGCCACCACCCGGCCCGAGACGATGCTCGCCGACATGGCGGTCGCGGTGCATCCGGAGGACGCGCGCTACGCCGCTTTGCTCGGCAAGCAGATTCGCCACCCCATCACCGGACGGCTGATTCCGATCATCGCCGACGAGCATGCCGATCCGGAGCTCGGCTCCGGCGCGGTCAAGATCACGCCGGGGCACGACTTCAACGATTTCGAGGTCGGCAAGCGCGCCGGGTTCAGGCCGGCCGAGATGCTCAACATGCTCGATGGCGACGCCAAGGTGATCCAGGCCGCCGACGGCCTGATTCCGGCCGAGCTGCTCGGCCTCGACCGTTTCGAGGCGCGGGGACGCGTCGTCGGGATGCTGGAGGCGGAGGGCCTGCTCGAAAAGGTCGAGGACCGGATGATCGCCACGCCCTATGGCGACCGCTCAGGCGTGGTGATCGAGCCCTGGCTGACCGATCAATGGTATGTCGACGCGGCGACGCTGGCGAAGAAGCCGATCGAGGCGGTGCGCTCGGGCGAGATCCGCGTCGTGCCCGAGACCTGGAAGAAGACCTGGTTCAACTGGCTCGAGAACATCCAGCCCTGGTGCGTCTCGCGCCAGCTCTGGTGGGGGCACCGGATACCGGCCTGGTACGACGACGCCGGCAACGTCTATGTGGCCGAGACCGAAGCGGATGCGCAGGCCGAGGCGGGGGAGGGCGCCGCCCTTCGCCGCGACCCCGACGTGCTCGATACCTGGTTCTCCTCGGCGCTCTGGCCGTTCGCAACCCTCGGCTGGCCGGAGGAAACCGAGACCCTCCGCCGCCACTATCCCAACGACGTCCTTATCTCCGGCTTCGACATCATCTTCTTCTGGGACGCCCGGATGGCGATGCAGGGCTATCAGTTCATGGGCGAGCGCCCGTGGAAGACGCTCTACCTCCACGGTCTGGTCCGCGATTCCAAGGGCCAGAAGATGTCCAAGTCGAAGGGCAACACGGTCGATCCGCTGCTGCTCGTCGACCGATTCGGCGCCGATGCCTTGCGCTTCACGCTGGCGGCGATGGAGAGCCAGGGGCGCGATATCAAGCTCGATGAGAAGCGGGTCGAGGGCTACCGCAACTTCGCCACCAAGCTGTGGAACGCGGCCCGCTTCTGCCAGGCCTACGGCATCGGCGCCTCCACGGCGATCGAGCCGCCCGCGGCCACCCTCCCGGTCAACCACTGGATCGTCGGCGAGACGGTGAAGACAGTCCAGGCGCTCGACCTCGCGCTGGCGGAGCTTCGCTACGACGAGAGCGCCAACACCATCTACCACTTCGTCTGGGCGACCTTCTGCGACTGGTATCTGGAGCTGATCAAAGGCCAGATCGACGAGGAGACCAAGGACGTCGCCGGCTGGGTGCTCGACCAGATCCTGGTCATGCTCCACCCATTCATGCCCTTCGTCACCGAGGAGCTTTGGAACGCGATGGGCGAGCGGCCCTATCCGCTGATCCTCGCCAAATGGCCGATGCCTGACGCACGCGCGCTCGATCCGGACGCAGGACCAGAGGTCAATTGGCTAATTGCGCTGGTTAGTCAGATTCGAGCCGCCAGGGCTGAGCTTAACGTTCCGCCCGGAGCCCAACTTCCGCTCTACGTTCGCGACTCCAGCGAATTGACGCGCCAGCGTCTCTTGAAGAATAATATCGGTCTCAAACGCCTGGCTCGAGCTAATTGGGCGCAGGGACAAGATGCGCCTTTCGGCGCTGCTGCGCAGTTGGTAGTCGACGAAGCCACTTTCATCCTGCCGCTGGAAGGCGCAATCGACATTGCCGCTGAGCAAGCGCGTCTCGCCAAGGCCGCCGAAGCCGCCGAGAAGGAGCGCGATTCGCTCGCCGCCCGCCTTAACAATCCCTCGTTCGTCGAGCGCGCCAAGCCGGAGGCCGTGGAGAAGGCCCGCGCCGATCACGCCGAGAAGGCGTCGGACGCGGAAAAATATCGGGCTGCTCTGGCAAGGCTTGGCTGATGGCTTCGCGGCCCGCCCAGCGCGACCTCACAACCGGCCCGATCGGCGCCACTCTGCTGGCCTTCGCCGTCCCGACCCTGATCTCCTCGATCATCCAGTCGCTCAATGGCTCGGTCAACACGATCTGGATCGGCCGTTTCCTCGGCGAGGAGGCGCTCGCGGCAACGTCCAACGCCAATATGGTGATGTTCCTGCTGATGGCCTTCGTCTTCGGCTTCGGCATGGCGGCGACGGTGATGATCGGCCAGGCGATGGGCCGCCGCGACGTGGACCAGGCGCGGCGCGTGATCGGCACCGCGATCGGCGGCTTCATGCCCCTCGCTTTGGCGGTCGCCATCGTCGGATGGGCCGGCGCGCCGGCCTTGCTCCGGCTGCTCGCGACGCCCGCGGAGTCGCTGCCGCTGGCGCTCGCCTATCTTCGGGTCATCTTCCTCGCCATGCCCGCCATCCTGATCGTCATCGTCCTGATGATGGGCCTTCGCGGTGCGGGGGACGCGCTGACGCCCTTGTGGTTCATGATCGTCGCGGTGGCGCTCGATTGCGGTCTGAACCCGGTCTTCATCCTCGGCCTCGGGCCGATCCCGGCAATGGGAATCGCCGGCTCGGCCTTCGCGACGGTGGTCGCCAATTATGTGGCTCTCTTCGGCCTCTTCATCTACATCTACTGGAGGGATCTGCCGCTCAGGCTGCGCGGGGCGGAGCTTGGCTATCTCAAGCCCGATCCGGCCATCCTGAAGGCGATCGTCGTCAAGGGCCTGCCGATGGGCCTGCAGATGATCGTCGTCTCTTCTTCCGCGCTGGCGACGATGGGGCTGGTCAACAGGGAGGGCGTCGAGACGACCGCGGCGTTCGGAGTCGCGCTTCAGCTGTGGACCTATGTGCAGATGCCGGCGATGGCGCTGGGCGCCGCGGCGAGCGCGATGGCCGCTCAGAATATCGGCGCGGGCAAGTGGGACCGCGTGGGCGCGATCACGCGATCCGGAATCGTCTACAACCTGCTGATCACCGGCGTGCTGGTCGCGGTGCTGGCGGTGGCCGACCGTCCACTGCTCGCCTTGTTCCTCGGCGGAGAGAGCCCGGCGATGCCGATCGCGCGCCATATCCAGCTGCTGGCGACCTGGCCGTTCCTGCTCTTCGGAGTGACGATGATCATCTTCGGCACCGTGCGCGCCAACGGCGCGGTGATCGGGCCGCTCGTCATCCTCGCCATCGGCCTTTACCCGGTGCGGCTCGGCTTCGCGCTCGGCGCCTATCCCTGGCTCGGCGCGGACGCGCTCTGGCTAAGCTTCCCCGTCGCCTCGTTCGCCAACATGGCGATGGCGATCGGCTTCTACCTCCACGGCGGCTGGCGCAAGGCGCGGCTCATGCCGCCTCCGCCGCCCGAGGAGCTGGTCGAGGAAGCGGAAGGGCTCGCCGAGCCGGGCGGCCGGATCAACCCGGCCGGCTGAGCCTTCCTCAGAGCGTCGTGTCCGCCAGGTTCGACTGGTAGGTGGTGTTGGTCTGGCGGTCGATGATCTTGATGTAGACGTAGCTCGGCGGGATCTGGCCCTCGGGCAGCGCGAACCAGATCGAGCCGAGATTGGCTGGGCTGCCCAGCGCGCAGAAGCCGTAGATACGCTGGTTCGTGCGGCCGTTGAAAAAATCGACCCAGGTGCGGGACGAATTGGTGTTGTTGCCGCATGGCGGCAGGCCCGGGGCGGCGGCGAACATGTCGGCCGGATACTGGTCCTTGTTGAACACGTCGTAGCGGTAGCGGACGAAGTTCTGGCCGTTGACGGTATAATATTCGTTGCCCGTCATGTACAAAATCGGGTTGGGTGGAACGGCCCGCGCGGGCGTGGCGCCCATCGTCAGGGCGAGCAGACCGGCGGCAACATAGGCGCGCAGCTTGGATGTATTCATCATCTGTCCTTTCCGTTTGCAGACGAAGGACTCGGACGCTTTCGGGATTTTCCCCCTCGCCGGCGTTTCACCGACGAAACGACAATGCCACCGATTGGGGGTTCATTCAAGAAAGCGCGCCTTTGCAGGTGCAGTGGGGCGCGCTAAGTCCTCGCGCGAGATGAGCCGCGCCGCCTTTCCCGCAATCCGCATGCGCCGCACGCGCGCGGCCGCCTGGAGCCGGGCGCTGTTCGCCGAGACTGTGCTGACCCCTTCCGACCTGATCTGGCCGCTGTTCGTCACCGAAGGCTCCGGCGTCGAGGAGCCGATCGCCACGCTGCCGGGCGTCTCGCGCTGGAGCGTGGACCGGATCGGGGAGCGGGCCAAAGAGGCGCGGGAGCTCGGCATTCCCTGCGTCGCGCTGTTTCCGAACACGCCGCCGGCGCTTCGCACGGAGGATGCGCGCGAGGCGCTCAATCCAGGCAACCTGATCTGCCGGGCGGTCAAGGCGCTGAAGGACTCGGCGCCCGAGGTCGGCGTGCTCACCGACGTCGCGCTCGATCCCTATACGGCCCATGGTCATGACGGAATCGTCGACGAGAGCGGTTACGTGCTCAACGACGTGACGAGCGCGATTCTTGTCGACCAGGCGCTCGTTCAGGCCGAGGCCGGCGCGGACATCATCGCGCCTTCGGACATGATGGACGGCCGGGTCGGCGCCATCCGGTCAGCGCTCGAAGAAGCGGACCACGTCAACGTCCAGATCATGGCCTACGCCGCCAAATATGCCTCGGCCTTCTACGGCCCGTTTCGCGACGCGGTCGGCTCGCGCGGCCTGCTGAAGGGCGACAAGAAGGGCTACCAGATGGACCCGGCCAATGCGGAGGAGGCGCTGCGCGAGGTGGCGCTCGATTTGGCCGAGGGCGCCGACAGCGTGATGGTCAAGCCGGGCCTGCCCTATCTCGACATCATTCGCCGCGTGAAGGATCGCTTCGAAGTCCCTGTTTTCGCTTACCAGGTTTCCGGCGAATATGCGATGATCGAGGCCGCGGCGGCCGCCGGCGCGGGGGAGCGCGACGCGCTCGTGCTCGAGACCTTGATGGCGTTCAAGCGGGCCGGCTGCTCGGGAGTCCTCACCTATCACGCGGCCCACGCCGCGCGGCTGCTCGGATCCTGATGCTCGAAGCGCTTCGCGCCGAGATCGAGGCGCTCGCCGCCGAAGCCGCGCCGCTGGAGCCGGACGCCGGCGAGCGGGGCGCGATGCTGCGGCAGGGCTTCGATCACGCGGAAGCTTTCTGGGAAGGCCTCGCGAACGGCCCGTCGAACGTGGCGCGCGAGCAAGTGTTCGACGAGCGGCTCGAGCCCGAATTCACCGAAGGCGGCCGCGGCGCGGAAGACGTGCTCGCCTACCTCGCCCGCTGCGTGGACGCGCCCGGCTTCACCACCGCCTCGCCCCGTTTCATGGGCTATATTCCGGGCGGCGGGCTGTTCCATTCGGCGCTCGGCGATTTCCTCGCCGCCGCCTCGAACAAATATGCGGGATTCGCCTCGGCCGCTCCCGGCGCGGTGCGGCTCGAAAACGCCACCTCGGCGTGGCTGGCCGGGGTGATCGGCTTTCCCGAAGACGCGGCGGGAACGCTGACGACGGGCGGAAGCATGGCCAATCTGACGGCGATCGTCGCCGCCCGCGAGGCGCGCGATGCCGAGGGAGGAGGCGCGGTCTATCTGACCAAATTCGCCCATTATTGCATCGATAAGGCGCTCCACATCGCGGGCCGGCGAAGGGCGCCGCGCCGGCTGGTCGAGACCGACGAACGGAATCGCATGCGGGCCGACGCGCTTGCCGCGGCGATCGAGCGCGACGTGGCCGCGGGCGTCCGGCCCTGGCTCGTGGTGGCCTCGGCGGGAACGGTCGATACGGGCGCGGTCGATCCGCTCGATCGAATCGCCGACATTTGCGCCCGGCACGGCATCTGGATGCACGTCGACGGCGCTTATGGCGGCCTGTTCATGCTGTGCGACGAGGGGCGGGCGGTGCTCGGCGGGATCGAGCGGGCCGACACCGTGGCGCTCGATCCGCACAAGACCCTGTTCCTTCCCTACGGCACCGGCGCGGTGGTCGCCCGCGATTCGCGTCATCTGCTCGACGCTTTCAGCGCCAGCGCGGATTACATCCGCCCGCTCGGCGAGAGCGAGGTCGGCCCATCGCCGGCGGACCTCTCGCCGGAGCTGACTCGCCATTTCCGAGCCCTCAGGCTCTGGCTCCCGCTCCAGATCGCCGGCGTCGCCGCGTTTCGCGCCGCCCAGTCGGAGAAGATCAAGCTCGCCCGCTATTTCCATGCACAGCTGTGTGCATTGGAAGGCTGGGAGGTGGGCGCTCCGCCCGATCTCTCGGTCGTCGCCTTCCGCTACCGCCCGGCGAAGGGCGACGCGAACGCGTTCAACGACCGCCTGCTGCGCAGCCTGCAGGAGGAGGGACGGGTGTTCCTCAGCGGCACGAAGATCGACGGCGAGGCGTGGCTGCGCTGCGCGATCTTGTCGTTCCGCACCCATCTGGCGCATATCGACGAGACGATCGAAATCCTGTGCCGCCTCGCCGCCGCGCTCCAGTCCGATCAGGGGAAATGCCAGTGACGAGTGACGCCGCCGCAGCGAGCCAGGTTCACGAGCGTTTCGCGCGGCCCTTGTTCCTGCTCACGATCATCACCGGCTCGTTCCTGCTGTTCCTGACCCAGCCGATGGTCGCCCGAATGGCGCTGCCGCGCGTCGGCGGCTCGCCGTCGATCTGGAACAGCGCGATGCTGGTCTACCAGCTGCTGCTGTTGGCGGGCTATGCCTATGCCCACTGGATCGCCCGCCTGAAGCCGCGGCGGCAGGTCGGGATCCACCTCGTCCTGCTCGGCGTGGCCGCCATCTGGCTGCCGATCCACCTCATCGCCTTCTCGCCCGCGGCCGACGCCGAGCCGGCCTTGTGGGTGCCCTGGTTCCTGATCGCCTCGATCGGGCCGCTCTTCTTCATCGTTTCGAGCCAAGCGCCGCTGATGCAGCGCTGGTACGCGCTGGAGACCGCGCGCGGCGAGCCCTACACGCTCTATGCGGCGTCG
It encodes:
- a CDS encoding valine--tRNA ligase, producing the protein MSELPKTFDPAEIEARWYARWEGEGLFRPDRPDAEPWTIVMPPPNVTGSLHIGHALDVTLQDILTRHARLQGKDALWVAGMDHAGIATQMVVERQLNEKQQKRTDFTRDEFVAKVWEWKAESGGAITRQLRRLGASCDWANERFTMDEGFSRAVLKVFVDLYRQNLLYRDKRLVNWDPGLKTAISDLEVETTDVQGKFWHLKYPLEDSSGFIHVATTRPETMLADMAVAVHPEDARYAALLGKQIRHPITGRLIPIIADEHADPELGSGAVKITPGHDFNDFEVGKRAGFRPAEMLNMLDGDAKVIQAADGLIPAELLGLDRFEARGRVVGMLEAEGLLEKVEDRMIATPYGDRSGVVIEPWLTDQWYVDAATLAKKPIEAVRSGEIRVVPETWKKTWFNWLENIQPWCVSRQLWWGHRIPAWYDDAGNVYVAETEADAQAEAGEGAALRRDPDVLDTWFSSALWPFATLGWPEETETLRRHYPNDVLISGFDIIFFWDARMAMQGYQFMGERPWKTLYLHGLVRDSKGQKMSKSKGNTVDPLLLVDRFGADALRFTLAAMESQGRDIKLDEKRVEGYRNFATKLWNAARFCQAYGIGASTAIEPPAATLPVNHWIVGETVKTVQALDLALAELRYDESANTIYHFVWATFCDWYLELIKGQIDEETKDVAGWVLDQILVMLHPFMPFVTEELWNAMGERPYPLILAKWPMPDARALDPDAGPEVNWLIALVSQIRAARAELNVPPGAQLPLYVRDSSELTRQRLLKNNIGLKRLARANWAQGQDAPFGAAAQLVVDEATFILPLEGAIDIAAEQARLAKAAEAAEKERDSLAARLNNPSFVERAKPEAVEKARADHAEKASDAEKYRAALARLG
- the hemB gene encoding porphobilinogen synthase, with protein sequence MSRAAFPAIRMRRTRAAAWSRALFAETVLTPSDLIWPLFVTEGSGVEEPIATLPGVSRWSVDRIGERAKEARELGIPCVALFPNTPPALRTEDAREALNPGNLICRAVKALKDSAPEVGVLTDVALDPYTAHGHDGIVDESGYVLNDVTSAILVDQALVQAEAGADIIAPSDMMDGRVGAIRSALEEADHVNVQIMAYAAKYASAFYGPFRDAVGSRGLLKGDKKGYQMDPANAEEALREVALDLAEGADSVMVKPGLPYLDIIRRVKDRFEVPVFAYQVSGEYAMIEAAAAAGAGERDALVLETLMAFKRAGCSGVLTYHAAHAARLLGS
- a CDS encoding MATE family efflux transporter; translated protein: MASRPAQRDLTTGPIGATLLAFAVPTLISSIIQSLNGSVNTIWIGRFLGEEALAATSNANMVMFLLMAFVFGFGMAATVMIGQAMGRRDVDQARRVIGTAIGGFMPLALAVAIVGWAGAPALLRLLATPAESLPLALAYLRVIFLAMPAILIVIVLMMGLRGAGDALTPLWFMIVAVALDCGLNPVFILGLGPIPAMGIAGSAFATVVANYVALFGLFIYIYWRDLPLRLRGAELGYLKPDPAILKAIVVKGLPMGLQMIVVSSSALATMGLVNREGVETTAAFGVALQLWTYVQMPAMALGAAASAMAAQNIGAGKWDRVGAITRSGIVYNLLITGVLVAVLAVADRPLLALFLGGESPAMPIARHIQLLATWPFLLFGVTMIIFGTVRANGAVIGPLVILAIGLYPVRLGFALGAYPWLGADALWLSFPVASFANMAMAIGFYLHGGWRKARLMPPPPPEELVEEAEGLAEPGGRINPAG
- a CDS encoding aminotransferase class I/II-fold pyridoxal phosphate-dependent enzyme, which encodes MLEALRAEIEALAAEAAPLEPDAGERGAMLRQGFDHAEAFWEGLANGPSNVAREQVFDERLEPEFTEGGRGAEDVLAYLARCVDAPGFTTASPRFMGYIPGGGLFHSALGDFLAAASNKYAGFASAAPGAVRLENATSAWLAGVIGFPEDAAGTLTTGGSMANLTAIVAAREARDAEGGGAVYLTKFAHYCIDKALHIAGRRRAPRRLVETDERNRMRADALAAAIERDVAAGVRPWLVVASAGTVDTGAVDPLDRIADICARHGIWMHVDGAYGGLFMLCDEGRAVLGGIERADTVALDPHKTLFLPYGTGAVVARDSRHLLDAFSASADYIRPLGESEVGPSPADLSPELTRHFRALRLWLPLQIAGVAAFRAAQSEKIKLARYFHAQLCALEGWEVGAPPDLSVVAFRYRPAKGDANAFNDRLLRSLQEEGRVFLSGTKIDGEAWLRCAILSFRTHLAHIDETIEILCRLAAALQSDQGKCQ